A genomic segment from Roseobacter litoralis Och 149 encodes:
- a CDS encoding RNA polymerase sigma factor — translation MNAADPRSALLDHLPAMRGFATSLTRDPVAADDVVQDAVIKAWTHFHQFQPGTNLRAWLFTILRNTFYSSQRKSGREVADVDGVHSSALAEKPAHDGRLQMTDFHTAFAQLPDEQREALLLVGASGFSYEEAAKMCGVAVGTVKSRTGRGRQRLAELMQLSDEDALEMTDDATLSVLTAAKAATF, via the coding sequence ATGAACGCTGCCGATCCACGCTCTGCGCTGTTGGATCATTTGCCCGCCATGCGCGGTTTCGCCACCAGCCTGACCCGCGATCCTGTAGCCGCAGATGACGTGGTACAGGACGCCGTGATCAAGGCGTGGACACATTTTCATCAGTTTCAACCCGGGACCAATCTGCGTGCCTGGCTTTTCACGATCCTGCGCAATACGTTTTACTCCTCTCAGCGTAAGTCCGGGCGAGAAGTGGCCGATGTGGATGGCGTACACAGCAGCGCGCTGGCTGAAAAACCTGCGCATGACGGGCGGTTGCAAATGACGGATTTCCACACTGCCTTCGCGCAATTGCCTGATGAGCAACGCGAGGCGCTTTTGCTTGTGGGCGCATCCGGGTTTTCCTATGAAGAGGCAGCCAAGATGTGCGGCGTTGCCGTAGGTACCGTCAAAAGCCGCACAGGTCGCGGACGTCAGCGTCTCGCAGAATTGATGCAACTCAGCGATGAGGACGCGCTTGAAATGACCGATGACGCGACGCTTTCTGTTTTGACGGCGGCCAAAGCCGCAACGTTTTAA
- a CDS encoding YihY/virulence factor BrkB family protein produces MISRISVGLLGKALFAAVGQVGRSNLALIAAGVAFYSMLSIFPALAALIAVLSLIADPEVVIVQLSELQELMPDDVYDILNAQIVGLVSTSSDTLGWTGIVSVLVALWSARAGVGAMMHGLNVVYATDSRGTWRHYLRAVLLTISLVAVGIVALLALVIAPVILAFLALGGFTSVIIDLLRWGLGIAVIFAGIGMLYRFGPNRRPENTRFLTPGSVFAAVSWAALSIAFSYYVTHFGNYNEVYGSIGAVIAMLVWLWISSFLVLFGAALNAEIEARTEPTPDEPVAENPVENPDAAELAPTS; encoded by the coding sequence ATGATATCACGGATTTCAGTTGGCCTGCTTGGCAAAGCGCTCTTTGCTGCAGTCGGACAAGTCGGACGCAGCAATCTGGCGCTGATCGCGGCTGGGGTTGCGTTTTATTCCATGCTGTCCATTTTCCCGGCGCTTGCGGCCTTGATTGCCGTGCTGAGCCTGATTGCCGACCCCGAAGTGGTCATCGTGCAACTGTCAGAGTTACAGGAGCTTATGCCGGATGATGTCTATGACATTCTGAATGCGCAGATCGTCGGGCTTGTCAGCACAAGTTCGGACACGCTGGGATGGACGGGTATTGTATCGGTACTCGTCGCGCTGTGGTCCGCGCGCGCAGGCGTGGGTGCGATGATGCATGGGTTGAATGTGGTCTATGCCACCGACAGCCGGGGCACATGGCGTCATTACCTGCGCGCTGTCTTGTTGACCATCAGTCTGGTTGCCGTCGGGATCGTCGCGCTATTGGCGCTGGTCATTGCGCCGGTCATTCTTGCGTTTCTTGCGTTGGGTGGGTTCACATCCGTGATCATTGACCTTTTGCGTTGGGGCCTCGGGATTGCGGTGATCTTTGCGGGTATCGGCATGCTCTATCGGTTCGGACCGAACCGGCGGCCTGAAAACACCAGATTTCTGACACCGGGGTCGGTTTTCGCGGCAGTATCCTGGGCGGCGCTTTCCATTGCGTTTTCGTATTACGTCACGCATTTCGGAAATTACAACGAGGTCTATGGATCAATCGGGGCGGTCATTGCGATGCTTGTCTGGCTCTGGATCAGCAGCTTTCTGGTGCTTTTCGGCGCCGCGCTGAACGCCGAAATCGAGGCGCGTACGGAGCCAACCCCGGACGAACCCGTCGCCGAGAATCCTGTCGAAAACCCAGATGCCGCAGAACTTGCACCCACAAGCTGA
- a CDS encoding response regulator, whose amino-acid sequence MSNPSDTTDISSQLANYLPYLRRFARAMTGSQSSGDRFAAAALETILTDRSVLDGSDVKTGLFRVLYRIWSSAGAPVDDAESGLKARAQKHMAKLTDNSREALLLHTLEGFGFDQIANIIGIEQMEAEALVSIARREMADAASGSVMIIEDEAIIAMDLESIVSEMGHRVTGIASTRAEAVALGKADAPDLILADIQLADNSSGIDAVNDLIEALGERPVIFITAFPERLLTGEKHEPAFLISKPYAEDQVVSSVSQAMFFSSTETLTT is encoded by the coding sequence ATGTCAAATCCTTCAGACACCACAGATATCAGCAGCCAGTTGGCGAATTATCTGCCTTATTTGCGCCGTTTTGCCCGTGCGATGACCGGAAGTCAGTCCAGCGGTGACCGGTTTGCAGCGGCTGCTCTGGAGACGATCCTGACCGACCGATCGGTCCTTGATGGCAGTGACGTCAAAACCGGGCTGTTCCGGGTATTGTATCGCATCTGGTCCAGTGCCGGCGCGCCTGTTGATGATGCCGAAAGTGGCTTGAAGGCGCGGGCGCAAAAACACATGGCCAAGCTGACCGATAACAGCCGCGAAGCGCTCTTGCTGCACACGCTTGAGGGGTTTGGGTTTGACCAGATTGCAAATATCATCGGAATTGAACAAATGGAGGCCGAGGCGCTGGTCTCCATCGCGCGGCGTGAAATGGCAGATGCGGCCTCTGGCTCGGTGATGATCATCGAGGATGAAGCGATCATTGCCATGGATCTGGAAAGCATCGTGTCCGAAATGGGCCACCGTGTAACCGGCATTGCCTCGACCCGCGCGGAAGCTGTCGCATTGGGCAAGGCCGATGCACCGGACCTTATTCTGGCTGACATACAGCTTGCGGATAATTCGTCGGGTATTGATGCGGTAAACGACCTGATTGAAGCCTTGGGCGAGCGTCCGGTCATCTTTATCACGGCTTTCCCGGAGCGGTTGCTGACCGGTGAAAAACACGAACCCGCCTTCCTGATTTCCAAACCCTATGCAGAGGATCAGGTCGTGTCCTCCGTCAGTCAGGCGATGTTTTTCTCATCGACTGAAACACTCACCACCTGA
- a CDS encoding NepR family anti-sigma factor has protein sequence MAQSGAQRKRDSIIDQSLKQAYEQVIDEGVPDRFRVLLDALKEQEQQQGRSK, from the coding sequence ATGGCTCAGTCAGGTGCGCAGCGGAAACGGGATTCGATCATCGACCAGTCCCTCAAGCAGGCCTATGAGCAGGTCATCGACGAAGGGGTCCCCGACCGTTTTCGTGTCTTGCTGGATGCGCTCAAGGAACAGGAGCAGCAACAGGGTCGTTCCAAATGA